From a region of the Cucumis sativus cultivar 9930 chromosome 6, Cucumber_9930_V3, whole genome shotgun sequence genome:
- the LOC101217024 gene encoding probable LRR receptor-like serine/threonine-protein kinase IRK — protein MKRLLGLFVLFVVVPVLVRSLNPPLNEDVLGLIVFKADIEDPEGKLASWNEDDDNPCNWVGLKCNPRSNRVVELNLDGFSLNGRLGRGLLQLQFLRKLSLANNNLTGNLSPNNARFENLRVVDLSGNGFHGMIPDDFFRQCGSLRVISLANNKISGKIPESLSSCSSLAAVNLSSNQFSGSLPSGIWSLTGLRSLDLSDNILEGEIPPEVKGMNNLRAVNLGKNRFSGQIPDGIGSCMLLRSVDLSENSFSGNVPATMKKLSLCSTLNLRRNLFQGEVPEWIGGMEGLEILDLSGNRFSGPIPSSFGNLQKLKVLNVSGNGLTGSLAESIVPSQNLSAMDLGHGSLTGVLPAWILKLGSQNVLPSDIKRSSLSTTVGKALVNLQVLDLSHNAFSGEISPDIGILSSLQVLNLCKNSFVGAIPESIGGLKALVFLDLSENQLNGSIPETLGRDVSLKELRLGKNLLEGGVPNSVGNCSSLVTLDVSENRLTGSIPAELSQLINLQIVDLSTNNLSGALPKQLANLPNLLLFNISHNNLQGELPAGGFFNTISPSSVAGNPSLCGSIVKRSCPGVLPKPIVLNPNSSSDAGSTSLPTTLGHKRIILSISALIAIGAAAVILVGVVAITVINLHVRSSANRPEAAITFSGGDDFSHSPTTDANSGKLVMFSGEPDFSTGAHALLNKDCELGRGGFGAVYQTVLRDGHPVAIKKLTVSSLVKSQEEFEREVKKLGKVRHQNLVALEGYYWTPSLQLLIYEFVSGGSLYKQLHEGLGGNILSWNERFNIILGTAKSLAHLHQMNIIHYNIKSSNVLIDSSGEPKVGDFGLARLLPMLDRYVLSSKIQSALGYMAPEFACKTVKITEKCDVYGFGVLVLEVVTGKRPVEYMEDDVVVLCDMVRRELEEGRVEECIDGRLQRNFPLEEAIPVVKLGLICTSQVPSNRPDMAEVVNILELIRCPSEGQEELG, from the exons ATGAAAAGGCTACTGGGGTTGTTCGTCTTGTTTGTTGTGGTTCCAGTGTTGGTGAGATCTCTGAACCCACCTTTGAACGAAGACGTTTTGGGGCTGATTGTGTTCAAGGCCGACATTGAAGACCCTGAAGGGAAACTCGCCTCGTGGAATGAAGATGACGATAACCCATGTAATTGGGTTGGTTTAAAATGCAACCCCAGATCCAATAGAGTTGTTGAGCTTAATCTTGATGGCTTCTCACTCAATGGCAGGCTTGGTCGTGGTCTTCTTCAATTGCAGTTTCTTCGTAAACTCTCTCTTGCGAACAACAATCTTACTGGAAATTTAAGTCCCAATAATGCTCGCTTTGAAAATCTTCGAGTGGTTGATTTAAGCGGCAATGGGTTTCATGGGATGATTCCGGATGATTTCTTCCGGCAATGTGGGTCGTTGAGAGTAATCTCTTTGGctaacaacaaaatttcaggGAAAATCCCGGAAAGTTTGAGCTCTTGTTCCAGTCTTGCTGCTGTAAATTTATCTTCTAATCAGTTTTCAGGTTCATTGCCGTCTGGGATTTGGTCCTTAACTGGGCTTCGATCTTTGGATTTGTCTGATAATATTTTGGAAGGTGAAATTCCACCGGAGGTGAAGGGTATGAATAATTTGCGAGCTGTTAATTTGGGGAAGAATCGGTTTTCTGGACAGATCCCAGATGGCATTGGGAGTTGTATGCTCTTGAGGTCTGTTGATCTCAGTGAAAATTCTTTCTCCGGCAACGTTCCGGCGACAATGAAGAAGCTTAGTTTATGCAGTACTCTTAATTTAAGAAGGAACTTATTTCAAGGGGAGGTTCCTGAATGGATTGGTGGAATGGAAGGCCTTGAAATCTTGGACCTTTCAGGGAATAGGTTTTCTGGTCCTATTCCAAGTTCATTTGGGAATCTTCAAAAACTGAAGGTTTTGAATGTTTCCGGAAATGGTTTAACTGGTAGCTTGGCAGAGTCCAtagttccatctcaaaacctTTCAGCTATGGATCTCGGTCACGGTTCTCTCACCGGTGTTCTTCCGGCCTGGATTCTGAAGCTGGGTTCGCAAAATGTATTGCCTTCTGATATCAAAAGAAGCTCTCTTTCTACAACTGTGGGAAAGGCTCTTGTTAATCTTCAAGTTTTAGATTTGTCTCACAATGCATTTTCTGGTGAAATTTCACCTGATATTGGGATATTAAGTAGCTTGCAGGTGTTGAATCTGTGTAAGAACTCATTTGTTGGTGCTATTCCGGAGAGTATTGGAGGCCTGAAGGCCTTGGTTTTTCTTGACTTGAGTGAGAACCAGTTGAATGGAAGCATTCCCGAAACACTTGGCAGAGATGTATCTTTGAAAGAATTGAGACTGGGGAAGAACTTGCTGGAGGGTGGGGTTCCAAATTCAGTGGGGAACTGTTCTTCACTTGTAACTTT GGACGTATCGGAAAACAGATTAACTGGCTCCATACCAGCAGAATTGTCTCAACTGATCAATCTTCAAATTGTGGACTTGTCAACAAACAATCTCAGTGGTGCATTGCCAAAACAGTTGGCTAATCTTCCTAACCttcttttgtttaacatttCTCACAACAATCTGCAAGGTGAACTACCTGCAGGTGGGTTTTTCAATACAATCTCCCCCTCCTCTGTAGCTGGAAATCCTTCTCTTTGTGGTTCTATTGTCAAGAGGTCTTGCCCAGGTGTCCTTCCAAAGCCCATTGTTCTCAACCCCAACTCATCTTCTGACGCGGGTTCTACTTCATTACCTACAACTCTTGGTCACAAAAGAATCATCCTCAGCATCTCTGCACTCATTGCCATTGGTGCAGCTGCTGTTATCCTCGTCGGTGTAGTTGCGATCACTGTCATTAACCTCCATGTTCGGTCATCTGCGAATCGTCCTGAAGCAGCCATCACGTTTTCAGGAGGGGATGACTTCAGCCACTCCCCAACTACGGATGCTAATTCTGGCAAGCTTGTCATGTTTTCAGGAGAGCCTGATTTCAGTACCGGTGCACATGCTCTCCTTAACAAGGATTGTGAGCTTGGCCGTGGCGGATTTGGAGCTGTTTACCAAACTGTTCTTCGTGATGGACATCCCGTTGCAATAAAAAAGCTCACTGTTTCAAGTCTAGTCAAATCTCAAGAAGAGTTTGAAAGGGAGGTTAAGAAGTTGGGGAAAGTTAGGCACCAAAATCTTGTGGCTTTAGAAGGTTATTACTGGACTCCATCTCTGCAGCTTCTCATATATGAATTTGTGTCTGGAGGGAGTTTGTATAAACAGCTTCATGAAGGGTTGGGTGGAAACATCCTCTCATGGAATGAAAGGTTCAACATAATCCTCGGAACTGCGAAAAGCTTGGCACATTTGCACCAAATGAACATCATCCACTACAACATAAAATCAAGCAATGTACTGATTGATAGTTCGGGGGAACCTAAAGTTGGAGATTTTGGCTTAGCAAGATTGTTACCGATGCTTGATCGGTACGTGCTGAGCAGCAAGATACAAAGCGCACTAGGATACATGGCACCTGAGTTTGCCTGCAAAACGGTTAAGATAACAGAGAAATGTGATGTGTATGGATTTGGAGTTCTGGTTCTTGAAGTGGTAACAGGGAAGAGACCTGTGGAATACATGGAAGACGACGTGGTGGTACTTTGCGACATGGTTCGGCGGGAGCTGGAAGAAGGTCGGGTGGAGGAATGCATTGATGGGAGGCTCCAGAGGAATTTTCCATTAGAAGAGGCCATACCAGTAGTGAAACTAGGCTTGATATGCACATCTCAGGTGCCATCGAACCGACCCGATATGGCAGAGGTTGTTAATATATTAGAGCTTATCAGATGTCCATCAGAAGGCCAAGAAGAATTGGGATGA